Genomic DNA from Methylocystis sp. MJC1:
ATACACGCAGAATTCTGAAGGAGTTTCGTCATGGCTCGCGTCAAACGGGGCGTTACGTCCCACGCCAAGCACAAGAAAACGCTGAAGGCCGCCAAGGGCTTTTATGGCCGCCGCAAGAATACGATCCGCACCGCCAAGGCGGCCGTCGATCGCTCGATGCAATACGCCACGCGCGACCGCAAGGCCAAGAAGCGCGTCTTCCGCGCCCTCTGGATCCAGCGCCTCAACGCCGCCGTGCGTGAGCATGGCCTGACCTATTCGCGCTTCATCGACGGCCTCGCCAAGGCTGGCGTGATCGTCGACCGCAAGGTTCTGTCGCAGCTCGCCATCGAGAAGCCCGAGGCTTTTGCTGCGATCGTCGCTCAGGCCAAGGCGGCGCTGCCGCAGGCTGCCTAATCTTCTGATAAGGCTAGATTTACTGAAGCGCTCGCCGTTCACGGCGGGCGCTTTTTTTGATTTATTCCAAATTTGTCCGGATCAATCCGGCTTCTTCGAGTGTTGCTCCTCCCTGGGAAAGGAGAACAGGAGACACGCTCATGAAAGGCAAGCAGAAAGACGGAGTTGCGGCTAATTTGGGCAAATTGCTGGAGGCTGTACGTGGCGCCTTCGCCGGCCCGCCGGCGCCCGTATTGCGACCGATTCCCGTTCGCCGGCCGGTTGCTCCCCAACGCCATGACTAGGCGCGTTGGGCAAGACATTCCCGCCTGCGTCGGTGAGTCCTATCTTTTGCTACAGCAGCGAAAGATTTAGGCAGAGGCCCAATGCCGGCGCAGGCGCTTTTAAGATCAGGAAAATTTCTCGGAGAGGCGGTGCGGGAGACGCCAAGACTCGCGGTCGATCTCGCCGCGCGGTTGCAAGACCATCGGCGGATCGCCGACATGGCTTATGGCGTCGGCGCCCGCCAGCGGCTCGATGTTTATCTCCCGACGCGCCTCGCGGCGCCCCGCGCCATCATCGTCTATCTCTACGGCGGCAGCTGGTCCTCGGGCGCTAAGGAAATCTACCGCTTTCTCGGCGCGTCCCTGGCGGCGCGGGGCTTT
This window encodes:
- the rplT gene encoding 50S ribosomal protein L20; protein product: MARVKRGVTSHAKHKKTLKAAKGFYGRRKNTIRTAKAAVDRSMQYATRDRKAKKRVFRALWIQRLNAAVREHGLTYSRFIDGLAKAGVIVDRKVLSQLAIEKPEAFAAIVAQAKAALPQAA